A genomic region of Gemmata massiliana contains the following coding sequences:
- a CDS encoding outer membrane protein assembly factor BamB family protein gives MHRRAFLASIPATTLAVQLSAMESNKIAVAATDWPWWRGFTRDGIAAPGQKVPLEWSKDKNVVWEAPISGRGHGSPIVVADRVFLATADQDAEAQLLLCLDRKTGRQLWQTEVHKGNFVKGGNAKSSHASSSPACDGERVYINFLNGGAVYATAFDLNGKKVWQTKVTDYVLHQGFGSSPTVFGPLLLVTADNKESGLLAGLDRETGKIVWTRKRPKAPNYASPIIVKVSGKDQLVLTGCDLVTSLDPLTGKENWEIKGATTECVTSTVTDGKHVFTSGGYPKNHVAAVKIDGSGIAWENKSRVYVPSMLFHAGHLYAVMDEGNAICLKSDTGAEVWKGRLGGTFSASPIMVGEHVLAVNEIGRTFVFKATPTEFEILAENRLGDEVFATPVVCGGRIFMRVAIKEKGRREEKLYCLGAN, from the coding sequence ATGCACCGCCGTGCGTTTCTAGCGTCGATTCCCGCCACCACACTCGCGGTGCAACTGTCGGCAATGGAGTCGAACAAGATCGCTGTCGCCGCGACGGACTGGCCGTGGTGGCGCGGGTTCACACGTGATGGGATCGCGGCACCGGGACAAAAGGTGCCACTGGAGTGGTCTAAGGACAAGAACGTGGTTTGGGAGGCCCCAATCTCGGGTCGCGGGCACGGTTCGCCCATTGTCGTGGCAGACCGCGTGTTCCTCGCCACGGCCGATCAAGACGCCGAGGCACAACTGTTACTGTGCTTGGACCGCAAAACGGGTCGACAACTTTGGCAGACCGAGGTCCACAAAGGGAACTTTGTGAAGGGCGGAAACGCCAAAAGCTCGCACGCCTCGTCGAGTCCCGCGTGCGACGGCGAGCGGGTGTACATCAACTTCCTAAATGGAGGGGCTGTTTACGCAACCGCCTTCGATCTGAATGGCAAGAAAGTGTGGCAAACGAAAGTAACGGACTACGTCCTGCACCAGGGCTTCGGCTCATCCCCGACCGTGTTCGGCCCGTTGCTGCTCGTGACCGCAGATAATAAGGAGAGCGGGCTACTCGCTGGCCTTGATCGCGAAACCGGCAAGATCGTATGGACCCGGAAACGCCCCAAAGCGCCGAACTACGCCTCACCGATCATTGTGAAAGTGAGCGGAAAAGACCAACTCGTTCTCACGGGTTGCGACCTCGTCACGAGCCTCGACCCGCTCACGGGCAAAGAAAACTGGGAGATTAAAGGGGCAACTACTGAATGTGTGACGTCCACCGTGACCGATGGTAAGCACGTTTTCACGAGCGGAGGGTACCCCAAGAACCACGTCGCCGCGGTCAAGATCGACGGCTCCGGTATCGCGTGGGAGAACAAATCTCGCGTATATGTGCCGTCAATGCTCTTCCACGCCGGCCACCTTTATGCTGTGATGGACGAAGGGAACGCCATTTGCCTGAAAAGTGACACGGGTGCCGAAGTCTGGAAGGGCCGCCTCGGTGGTACATTCAGCGCGTCGCCGATCATGGTCGGTGAACACGTCCTCGCGGTGAATGAGATCGGGCGCACTTTCGTCTTCAAAGCAACGCCCACAGAGTTTGAGATCCTGGCCGAGAACCGACTGGGCGACGAAGTGTTCGCCACCCCCGTCGTGTGCGGCGGGCGCATTTTCATGCGGGTCGCAATTAAAGAAAAGGGGCGGCGCGAGGAGAAACTGTATTGTCTCGGTGCGAATTGA
- a CDS encoding thioredoxin family protein: MTTTILAVIALSGSLVPAAKPEFQAQTDYSQALRQAAAEGKPMAVLIGNGNAFAKVMGDAALPEATAKLLRDKFVCVTVDVSTAAGKELAGQFQLTDGLVISSAGGTHQALRQSGSISTSDLTKHTATFANATGTPATTVTVGAPYTVYPAGYSPVYRGTVIQGGCSGGSCGTVIQGCSGGSCGTVIQGGYSFPSIGSCPNGRCPTPR; this comes from the coding sequence ATGACCACTACGATTCTGGCTGTAATCGCCCTATCCGGTTCGCTGGTCCCCGCGGCTAAGCCCGAGTTCCAGGCCCAAACCGATTACAGTCAGGCTCTGCGGCAGGCTGCCGCCGAAGGGAAGCCGATGGCGGTGCTGATCGGGAACGGCAATGCGTTCGCCAAAGTGATGGGCGATGCGGCTCTCCCCGAAGCGACCGCGAAGCTCCTTCGCGATAAGTTCGTCTGCGTGACCGTGGACGTGAGCACTGCGGCTGGCAAGGAATTGGCCGGTCAGTTCCAACTCACCGACGGGCTGGTCATCAGCAGCGCCGGTGGGACGCACCAGGCGCTGCGGCAGTCGGGTTCGATCAGCACGAGCGACCTGACGAAGCACACCGCGACCTTCGCGAACGCGACCGGCACCCCGGCCACGACCGTGACGGTCGGCGCGCCGTACACGGTTTACCCGGCCGGCTACTCTCCGGTGTACCGCGGGACCGTCATTCAGGGCGGGTGCTCGGGCGGGAGCTGCGGGACGGTTATTCAGGGCTGCTCCGGTGGGAGCTGCGGGACGGTTATTCAGGGCGGATACTCGTTCCCGTCGATCGGTAGCTGCCCGAACGGGCGCTGCCCGACCCCGCGCTAA